A single region of the Streptomyces sp. ITFR-16 genome encodes:
- a CDS encoding glycosyl hydrolase family 28-related protein, protein MSDTPNTPGRPGLSRRGLVALGAAAAAAPLLPLPTAEATAGGWDPTGYGSVYTSRPPDPGAVLLGSPGFETRADGTGDDTATLQSAIDEASRRGIANGLGDILCGARGFPHGDGGGLVFVPAGTYRLSAPIRVHDSVRVIGYGARRASFLLDTATPGYATGTPRELFGFVRRPLGGPVSYANNDTFGTALINLDIRISPGNPDAMAVRSGGAQLCLLQDLDIEVGEGLCGIDHNANLVQRVRIRGGEVGLQAWAASAGWQTTLLDCRFTDQRRAAVTMGSDAKLVVIRAAVARTPRAFESAPGQSQHLYIADSHLDGISDVAVALNDSTSLPDADNDLIRLSNQLTLLNCTATSTPDLLLLTRSGLRSSAPGPKAHIRELTYGLRVEDALAGGEFRREGICMSARASAPGGPA, encoded by the coding sequence ATGTCCGACACTCCCAACACCCCGGGCCGCCCCGGCCTGAGCAGAAGAGGCCTCGTCGCCCTCGGTGCCGCGGCAGCCGCCGCACCACTGCTGCCCCTGCCCACCGCCGAGGCGACGGCCGGGGGATGGGACCCGACCGGCTATGGCTCGGTATACACCAGCCGCCCGCCGGACCCGGGCGCGGTGCTCCTCGGCAGCCCTGGCTTCGAAACCCGCGCCGACGGAACCGGCGACGACACCGCGACCCTTCAGTCCGCCATCGACGAAGCGTCGCGCCGCGGTATCGCCAACGGACTCGGCGACATCCTCTGCGGCGCCCGAGGCTTCCCCCACGGTGATGGGGGCGGTCTCGTGTTTGTCCCTGCGGGCACCTACCGGCTTTCGGCACCGATCCGGGTCCACGACTCCGTACGCGTCATCGGCTACGGCGCCCGCCGGGCTTCCTTCCTGCTGGACACGGCGACACCCGGATACGCGACGGGCACACCACGAGAGCTCTTCGGCTTCGTGCGACGCCCGCTCGGCGGCCCGGTCTCGTACGCGAACAACGACACCTTCGGTACGGCGCTGATCAACCTGGACATCCGGATCAGCCCCGGAAACCCCGACGCCATGGCCGTCCGTTCCGGTGGTGCCCAACTGTGCCTGCTCCAGGACCTGGACATCGAGGTCGGTGAAGGGCTCTGCGGCATCGACCACAACGCCAACCTCGTCCAGCGCGTCCGGATCAGGGGCGGCGAGGTCGGACTCCAGGCGTGGGCGGCCTCGGCAGGGTGGCAGACCACCCTGCTCGACTGCCGCTTCACCGACCAGCGCCGCGCCGCCGTGACCATGGGGAGCGACGCGAAGCTCGTCGTCATACGCGCCGCCGTCGCCCGGACACCGCGCGCCTTCGAATCCGCTCCGGGGCAGAGCCAGCACCTCTATATCGCCGACAGCCACCTGGACGGGATCAGCGACGTCGCCGTCGCGCTCAACGACAGCACCTCCCTTCCCGATGCCGACAACGACCTGATCCGCCTCAGTAACCAGCTCACGCTCCTCAACTGCACTGCCACCTCCACTCCCGACCTGCTCCTCCTCACGCGCAGTGGCTTACGAAGCAGTGCCCCAGGGCCGAAGGCGCACATCCGGGAACTCACCTACGGCCTCAGAGTCGAGGACGCGCTAGCGGGAGGCGAGTTCCGGCGCGAGGGCATCTGCATGTCGGCCCGGGCGTCAGCGCCGGGCGGACCCGCGTGA
- a CDS encoding LacI family DNA-binding transcriptional regulator has product MSQAFGRLTQRDIARLAGVSQTTVSLVLNNRGEAGARIAPETRDRVLQVIRETGYAADPLARRMLQQLNQIIGVFTYEPVFPSTSADFYYPFLHGIEESAEQAGCDLLLFTSAPVRDGQRRIFHENNRLRVADGCILLGRDIPAAELSRLVGEDYPFVCVGRRDDAGGQPVPYVGADYASATAQLAHRAQTLGHRRLAFVGPGTGAESARDRLEGFRRAAGADAPHLSEAAGALEVITAAGVTAVFVEYQNDAVVLAQAAAERGLDIPRDLSVVTLGDQTTPVDHPLDFSGFRIPRQEMGRQAVDLLAQQLHGEQSAAQRLLACTLNDGRTLSAPVR; this is encoded by the coding sequence ATGTCTCAAGCCTTCGGACGGCTCACCCAACGCGACATCGCGAGGCTGGCGGGCGTCAGCCAGACCACCGTCTCGCTGGTACTGAACAACCGCGGCGAGGCAGGTGCTCGCATCGCACCCGAGACTCGCGACCGGGTACTCCAGGTGATCCGCGAGACCGGCTACGCGGCCGATCCCCTGGCCCGCCGGATGCTGCAGCAGCTCAACCAGATCATCGGTGTATTCACCTACGAGCCGGTGTTCCCGTCCACCAGCGCCGACTTCTACTACCCCTTCCTGCACGGTATCGAGGAGAGCGCCGAGCAGGCCGGCTGCGATCTGCTGCTGTTCACGAGCGCCCCCGTGCGGGACGGACAACGGCGGATCTTCCACGAGAACAACCGGCTGCGCGTCGCGGACGGCTGCATCCTCCTGGGCCGTGACATTCCTGCGGCCGAGCTGAGCCGGCTTGTGGGTGAGGACTATCCGTTCGTGTGCGTCGGCCGCCGTGACGACGCGGGGGGACAACCGGTCCCCTACGTCGGCGCGGACTACGCCAGTGCCACTGCTCAGTTGGCTCACCGAGCGCAGACTCTCGGCCACCGCCGGCTCGCGTTCGTGGGGCCCGGTACTGGAGCCGAATCCGCGCGGGACCGGCTCGAAGGGTTCCGGCGGGCAGCCGGAGCCGATGCACCGCACCTCTCGGAGGCGGCCGGGGCACTGGAGGTCATCACCGCGGCCGGCGTCACAGCGGTGTTCGTGGAGTACCAGAACGACGCCGTGGTGCTGGCACAGGCCGCTGCGGAGCGCGGACTCGACATCCCCCGGGACCTGTCCGTGGTCACCCTTGGGGACCAGACCACCCCGGTGGACCACCCTCTGGACTTCTCCGGCTTCCGCATCCCTCGCCAGGAGATGGGCCGACAGGCTGTCGACCTGCTCGCCCAACAACTGCACGGCGAGCAGTCCGCGGCACAACGGCTGCTCGCCTGCACCCTGAACGACGGCCGGACCCTCTCCGCACCGGTTCGCTGA
- a CDS encoding FAD-dependent oxidoreductase has protein sequence MHADVIVVGGGTGGVAAALGALRAGRSVILAEEYDWLGGQLTSQAVPPDEHTWIEQFGATASYRQLRDGIRDYYRRCYPLTAEARSRRDLNPGAGWVSRLCHEPRVAVAVIDELLAPYLGSGRLRVMRPYRAQAAECDGDRVTSVTLAHRDSGETVVATAPYILDATETGELLPLTGTEYVTGFEAQSDTGEPSAPDTAQPLNMQAVSYCFALDHIDGDHTIDRPDSYGFWRDYQPPFWGAPLLSFTAPHPRTLEIVTRGFTPNPGDDPAGVIADQRVGGGDMNLWTFRRIAARDNFTAGAYASDITLVNWPMIDYLEGPVIDVPDAEAHLSAAKQLSLSYLYWLQTEAPRPDGGTGFPGLRLRHDVTGSRDGLAQAPYIRESRRILADYTVVEQDLSLDVRGGKGAANYPDSVGIGMYRIDLHPSTGGDNYIDIPSSPFEIPLGALLPRRVENLLPAGKNIGTTHITNGCYRLHPVEWNIGEVAGLLAAHCVEHGFTPRSVRDSPDRLEAFQRLLIAHGVELRWPDISGY, from the coding sequence ATGCACGCTGATGTCATCGTCGTCGGTGGCGGCACAGGTGGTGTCGCCGCGGCACTCGGCGCGTTGCGCGCCGGCCGTTCCGTGATCCTCGCCGAGGAGTACGACTGGCTCGGCGGCCAGCTCACCAGCCAGGCTGTGCCCCCCGACGAACACACCTGGATCGAACAGTTCGGCGCCACCGCCTCCTACCGCCAACTGCGAGACGGGATACGGGACTACTACCGGCGGTGCTACCCGCTCACCGCCGAGGCGCGCTCCCGCAGAGACCTGAATCCCGGTGCCGGCTGGGTGAGCCGGCTCTGCCACGAGCCCCGGGTCGCGGTCGCGGTGATCGACGAACTGCTCGCGCCGTACCTCGGCTCAGGGCGGCTGCGAGTGATGCGGCCCTACCGCGCGCAGGCGGCGGAGTGCGACGGCGACCGCGTCACCTCCGTCACGCTGGCCCATCGCGACAGCGGCGAGACGGTAGTTGCCACCGCCCCCTACATCCTGGATGCCACCGAGACCGGAGAACTGCTGCCGCTGACGGGCACCGAGTACGTCACCGGATTCGAGGCGCAGTCCGACACCGGTGAACCCAGCGCGCCGGACACCGCGCAGCCGCTGAACATGCAGGCCGTCTCCTACTGCTTCGCCCTTGACCACATCGACGGCGACCACACCATCGACCGGCCGGATTCCTACGGCTTCTGGCGTGACTACCAGCCGCCCTTCTGGGGTGCCCCGCTGCTTTCCTTCACCGCCCCGCATCCTCGCACCCTGGAGATCGTCACCCGTGGCTTCACCCCCAACCCGGGTGACGATCCGGCAGGGGTGATCGCCGACCAGCGGGTCGGCGGCGGCGACATGAACCTGTGGACCTTCCGCCGCATCGCCGCCCGCGACAACTTCACCGCAGGTGCTTACGCCAGCGATATCACCCTGGTCAACTGGCCGATGATCGACTACTTGGAGGGCCCGGTCATCGACGTGCCGGACGCGGAGGCCCATCTGTCGGCGGCCAAGCAGTTGTCACTGTCGTATCTCTACTGGCTCCAGACCGAGGCACCGCGGCCCGACGGCGGCACCGGCTTCCCCGGCCTGCGGCTGCGCCACGATGTCACCGGCAGCAGGGACGGCCTCGCGCAGGCGCCGTACATCCGCGAATCGCGCCGAATCCTCGCTGACTACACAGTCGTCGAACAGGACCTGTCACTGGACGTGCGCGGCGGCAAGGGCGCTGCGAACTACCCGGACAGCGTCGGCATCGGCATGTACCGCATCGATCTGCACCCGTCGACGGGCGGCGACAACTACATCGACATCCCCTCAAGCCCCTTCGAGATACCGCTCGGCGCTCTGCTTCCGCGCCGAGTCGAGAACCTCCTCCCCGCAGGCAAGAACATCGGTACCACCCACATCACCAACGGCTGCTACCGGCTGCACCCTGTCGAGTGGAACATCGGCGAGGTGGCGGGTCTGCTCGCGGCCCACTGCGTCGAGCACGGGTTCACCCCCCGCTCCGTACGCGACTCCCCCGACCGCCTCGAAGCCTTCCAGCGTCTGCTCATCGCCCATGGCGTCGAGCTCCGCTGGCCCGACATCAGCGGCTACTGA
- a CDS encoding sugar ABC transporter substrate-binding protein, giving the protein MKTPAHSRTKAALAGLAAFGLLSLTACGGSNGDSGPVSLRMTVWTGNEAHLKILNEIATDYRKAHPDIESIKFDTLPLESYTTTLTTQVAGGKSPDLAWIMEDSAPDFVSSGALAEIKDDKEVLPSAKKLWQQDGKTYAYPFSTSPFGVFVNKDLLKRAGQPEPAELIKQGKWNWDQVSATGAAVHEKTGKTGMVIRDFEFKQWKYLASVWNGWGAEAWSADGKSCGFTSPEMTAAMTYLHDSIFKDESMLAPGTSADFFAGESAMTVAQISRASLLTDKFAWDFVPLPEGPKGSYDVIGQAGLAAFARGKHVSAATNFLAFMTNEENAAKLGKFFPQARNFQLDAATLAKSNPQVSQEQLENVVVKGVKQGKTLPSHTGADEISDTVRSALDPLWKPGADVKKVLADVCEAIEPQLRK; this is encoded by the coding sequence ATGAAGACACCCGCACACTCCCGCACAAAGGCCGCCCTTGCCGGCCTCGCCGCATTCGGGCTGCTCTCCCTCACCGCCTGCGGCGGCTCCAACGGCGACAGCGGACCGGTCTCGTTGCGCATGACGGTCTGGACCGGAAACGAGGCGCACCTGAAAATCCTGAACGAGATAGCGACGGACTACCGCAAGGCCCATCCGGATATCGAGTCGATCAAGTTCGACACCCTCCCACTGGAGAGCTACACCACCACCCTCACCACGCAGGTCGCCGGCGGCAAGTCGCCGGACCTCGCCTGGATCATGGAGGATTCGGCCCCGGACTTCGTCTCCTCGGGCGCCCTGGCCGAGATCAAGGACGACAAGGAGGTGCTGCCGTCGGCGAAGAAGCTGTGGCAGCAGGACGGCAAGACCTACGCGTACCCGTTCTCCACCTCTCCGTTCGGTGTGTTCGTCAACAAGGATCTGCTGAAGAGGGCGGGGCAACCCGAGCCCGCCGAACTGATCAAGCAGGGCAAGTGGAACTGGGACCAGGTCAGCGCCACCGGTGCCGCCGTCCACGAGAAGACCGGCAAGACCGGCATGGTCATCCGCGACTTCGAATTCAAGCAGTGGAAGTACCTCGCGAGCGTCTGGAACGGCTGGGGTGCCGAGGCGTGGAGCGCGGACGGCAAGTCGTGCGGATTCACCTCCCCGGAGATGACTGCGGCGATGACCTATCTGCACGACTCGATCTTCAAGGACGAGTCAATGCTGGCACCGGGCACCTCCGCGGACTTCTTCGCCGGGGAGTCAGCCATGACCGTGGCACAGATAAGCCGGGCCTCCCTCCTGACGGACAAGTTCGCCTGGGACTTCGTGCCTCTGCCCGAGGGCCCGAAGGGCTCCTACGACGTGATCGGACAGGCCGGTCTGGCCGCCTTCGCCCGGGGCAAGCACGTCAGCGCCGCCACCAACTTCCTCGCGTTCATGACAAATGAGGAGAATGCGGCGAAGCTCGGAAAGTTCTTTCCGCAGGCACGCAACTTCCAGCTCGACGCGGCCACTCTCGCCAAGAGCAACCCCCAGGTATCGCAGGAGCAGTTGGAAAACGTCGTGGTCAAGGGGGTAAAGCAGGGCAAAACCCTTCCCAGCCACACCGGCGCCGACGAGATCTCCGACACCGTGCGCTCGGCGCTCGACCCCCTGTGGAAGCCGGGCGCGGACGTGAAGAAGGTCCTCGCGGACGTCTGCGAGGCCATCGAGCCGCAGCTGCGGAAGTGA
- a CDS encoding sugar ABC transporter permease, whose translation MKTLERARSAAPPSGPGESPAGRPFWTMRRRDQLAGYLFIAPQLAGSVLFVLIPLALVFWYSFHEWNTLAGTFNPVGLDNYRQLADDPKLPGVLRATAVFSVGLVVLNLALALALAVLLNQRLRGSTAFRTFFFSPVVVSLVAWTIVWGFLLQKNGGINAGLDLIGVKGPNWLRDETWSMVSVIVVQVFKNVGLNMVLFLAALQGVPRELYEAATVDGAGRWRQFRQITLPLISPTILLTSIITVVGSLQVFAQIAVLTQGGPGDSTTVLVYYLYQQAFKFHHFGYGATLSVLLFLIVLVLTVIQWQMRKKWVFHES comes from the coding sequence GTGAAGACACTCGAACGTGCCAGGTCCGCCGCCCCGCCCTCCGGCCCCGGTGAGTCCCCGGCCGGGCGGCCCTTCTGGACGATGCGCCGCCGCGACCAGCTGGCCGGCTACCTCTTCATCGCACCGCAGCTCGCGGGCAGCGTCCTTTTCGTTCTCATCCCACTGGCCCTGGTCTTCTGGTACAGCTTCCACGAGTGGAACACGCTCGCCGGAACCTTCAACCCGGTCGGCTTGGACAACTACCGGCAGCTGGCCGACGATCCCAAACTGCCGGGGGTGCTGAGGGCCACCGCGGTCTTCTCCGTCGGTCTGGTGGTGCTGAACCTCGCGCTCGCGCTCGCCCTCGCGGTGCTGCTGAACCAGAGGCTTCGCGGCTCCACCGCCTTCCGTACCTTCTTCTTCTCCCCTGTCGTGGTCTCCCTGGTCGCCTGGACCATCGTGTGGGGATTTCTTCTCCAGAAGAACGGCGGCATCAACGCGGGTCTCGACCTGATCGGCGTCAAGGGGCCGAACTGGCTCCGCGACGAGACATGGTCCATGGTCTCGGTCATCGTCGTCCAGGTCTTCAAGAACGTCGGCCTGAACATGGTCCTGTTCCTCGCCGCGCTCCAGGGAGTGCCGCGCGAACTGTACGAGGCCGCCACTGTGGACGGCGCCGGCCGCTGGAGACAGTTCCGGCAGATCACACTGCCGCTGATCAGCCCGACGATCCTGCTGACGTCGATCATCACCGTGGTCGGCTCACTCCAGGTCTTCGCGCAGATCGCGGTACTGACACAAGGTGGGCCCGGCGATTCGACGACCGTGCTCGTCTACTACCTCTACCAGCAGGCATTCAAGTTCCACCACTTCGGCTACGGCGCGACCCTCTCGGTGCTGTTGTTCCTCATCGTGCTCGTGCTGACCGTGATCCAGTGGCAGATGCGCAAGAAGTGGGTCTTCCATGAGTCCTGA
- a CDS encoding carbohydrate ABC transporter permease → MSPELSTRAKAVLYGLLLVLCVPFVFPTWWMVTSSLKPASDIFAFPPSLFPKNPGVDAYAKVFERQPFVQQYVNSMYIAVLVTLGTLMVSSLAGYAFARIRFRGQNALFLVVLTGLLIPSEVTIVPLFQMFNKWGLIDTHWPLILVPVLGAPSVLATFIMRQFFIALPGELEEAARMDGLGRFAIFCRIALPLARPALAAVAIFTFLHSWNLYLEPIVYLSTPEMFTLPQALTQYVDAYGGPMWNVQLAAASLTALPVLAVFVVAQRQFVEGLAHTGLK, encoded by the coding sequence ATGAGTCCTGAGCTCTCCACCCGTGCGAAGGCCGTCCTCTACGGCCTTCTGCTGGTGCTGTGCGTGCCATTCGTCTTCCCGACCTGGTGGATGGTGACCTCGTCGTTGAAGCCGGCGAGCGACATCTTCGCCTTCCCGCCCTCGCTGTTTCCCAAGAACCCGGGCGTGGACGCCTATGCGAAGGTCTTCGAGCGGCAGCCGTTCGTCCAGCAGTACGTCAACAGCATGTACATCGCGGTGCTGGTCACACTCGGCACGCTCATGGTGTCGTCACTGGCAGGCTACGCCTTCGCCCGTATCCGCTTCCGCGGCCAGAACGCTCTGTTCCTCGTCGTTCTCACCGGACTGCTGATTCCGAGCGAGGTGACGATCGTTCCCCTGTTCCAGATGTTCAACAAGTGGGGCCTGATCGATACCCACTGGCCGTTGATCCTGGTTCCCGTCCTGGGCGCACCGAGTGTTCTTGCGACATTCATCATGCGGCAGTTCTTCATCGCCTTGCCGGGTGAGCTGGAGGAAGCCGCCAGGATGGACGGTCTGGGGCGCTTCGCGATCTTCTGCCGGATCGCCCTCCCACTGGCCCGGCCGGCATTGGCAGCAGTGGCCATCTTCACCTTCCTGCACAGCTGGAATCTCTACCTCGAACCGATCGTGTATCTGTCCACCCCCGAGATGTTCACGCTGCCCCAGGCCCTGACGCAGTACGTCGATGCCTACGGCGGACCGATGTGGAACGTACAGCTAGCGGCGGCTTCCTTGACAGCACTGCCGGTGCTGGCCGTCTTCGTCGTCGCCCAGCGCCAGTTCGTCGAAGGTCTGGCCCACACCGGCCTCAAGTAG
- a CDS encoding sugar-binding domain-containing protein: MHESSRLNRRSFLVTAAATAAAASGLTTLPGFTGTAQGATTTAAAKARESVSLNGDQWTFQAVKLPFFGWEQSDSGIDRSFIREAINSVSRADWGSRHQVRVPMTWNSIREFDHPEYWHYIHKGTYRRTFAVPKSFRGHRVKLHFGGVNWRCWIFVNGTQVHAAGHHDADFSHEFALTPFDVDISHLVEPGSDGNTLEVVVQDITANMLGPSPNEQSVIKYPMGVRGEYWPRHDGAPSRSYHDAKSGIWGDVTLLSVPAVRVDDVFVRPNVKDNTLTAELTITNESGTAATVVLRNTVTKWPDGRAELSFEKQPRTTVGAGSSKTVKVTQPWDAYDLWWPDKPVLYNLNSSLLDTSGKTLDTHVTRFGVRDVRAVADEDPDVRGIYLNGIRTGLRGESIEVNIAGKGAENIAVDGLTFNGHWALTRSYFSHVIDVAKSMNINILRIHRGWGLSKELVDICDEKGMMLIAENPIVISTWEYPLTARYWENGVSKVLGIARSYRNHPSIVLWSISNENAIYNDDLTLGMRSGYAGAPAVNPDIQLVSTNAETDTVYSRGYMGTYITNPTVKTWFTYEENASYIEPQNTDRHHSVIKSMRIFRQQRMSLDYDAKVQLAFYSFQKVFALPAEADPARPESTDLSWTADEIRSPGYHADHMWQSVMNPYTQPARDNVITEFSPSPMDLWKKTYAPVAVFDKGWVDYAMKRDNLTYTYNSSRLLHLFNSDLDDQSEEITVTWTLIAADGSVTRTGSTQQNVPIGGSRSTRIDIGSAPGDACQLRLTASKSGTVRFRETLQFGEPGTPID, encoded by the coding sequence GTGCACGAATCCAGCAGGCTGAACCGTCGCTCCTTCCTGGTGACAGCCGCCGCGACGGCCGCGGCGGCGTCCGGACTGACCACGCTGCCCGGCTTCACCGGGACCGCACAGGGTGCGACAACGACCGCTGCCGCCAAGGCCCGCGAATCCGTGTCGCTCAACGGTGATCAGTGGACGTTCCAAGCGGTCAAACTGCCCTTCTTCGGCTGGGAGCAGAGTGACTCGGGGATCGACCGCTCCTTCATCCGTGAGGCGATCAACTCCGTCAGCCGTGCCGACTGGGGCTCCCGGCACCAGGTCCGGGTCCCGATGACGTGGAACAGCATCAGGGAGTTCGACCATCCCGAGTACTGGCACTACATCCACAAGGGCACATACCGGCGGACCTTCGCGGTGCCGAAGAGCTTCCGCGGTCATCGCGTCAAGCTGCACTTCGGCGGTGTGAACTGGCGATGCTGGATCTTCGTGAACGGTACGCAGGTGCATGCCGCCGGCCACCACGACGCGGACTTTTCGCACGAGTTCGCGCTCACACCCTTCGACGTGGACATCAGCCATCTGGTGGAGCCCGGCTCCGACGGCAACACCCTTGAGGTCGTCGTCCAGGACATCACCGCCAACATGCTCGGTCCCTCGCCGAACGAGCAGAGCGTGATCAAGTATCCGATGGGTGTACGGGGAGAGTACTGGCCCCGGCACGACGGCGCACCTTCGCGTTCCTACCACGACGCCAAGTCGGGCATCTGGGGTGACGTCACCCTGCTGTCGGTGCCGGCGGTACGTGTCGACGACGTGTTCGTCCGGCCGAACGTCAAGGACAACACCCTCACCGCCGAGTTGACGATCACCAACGAAAGCGGCACCGCCGCCACCGTCGTGCTCAGGAACACCGTCACCAAGTGGCCGGACGGCAGGGCGGAGCTGAGCTTCGAAAAGCAGCCCCGCACAACGGTCGGTGCGGGATCCTCCAAGACCGTCAAGGTCACTCAGCCATGGGACGCCTACGATCTCTGGTGGCCCGACAAGCCGGTCCTGTACAACCTGAACAGCTCGCTGCTCGACACCTCGGGGAAGACACTCGACACCCACGTCACACGCTTCGGAGTACGTGATGTGCGCGCGGTCGCCGACGAGGATCCCGACGTGCGCGGCATCTATCTCAATGGCATCCGCACTGGTCTGCGGGGCGAGTCGATCGAGGTCAATATCGCAGGGAAGGGGGCCGAAAACATCGCGGTCGACGGGCTGACCTTCAACGGTCACTGGGCGCTGACGCGTTCCTACTTTTCCCATGTCATCGACGTCGCGAAGTCGATGAACATCAACATCCTGCGCATCCACCGCGGTTGGGGTCTGAGCAAGGAGCTCGTCGACATCTGCGACGAGAAGGGCATGATGCTGATCGCGGAGAACCCGATCGTGATCAGCACCTGGGAGTATCCGCTGACCGCCAGGTACTGGGAGAACGGCGTCTCCAAGGTCCTCGGAATCGCCCGCTCGTACCGCAACCACCCCTCGATCGTCCTGTGGTCGATCTCCAACGAGAACGCCATCTACAACGACGACCTCACCCTGGGCATGCGGTCCGGCTACGCGGGAGCCCCAGCTGTCAACCCGGACATCCAGCTCGTCTCCACGAACGCCGAGACAGACACGGTCTACTCGCGGGGCTACATGGGCACGTACATCACCAATCCCACCGTGAAGACCTGGTTCACCTACGAGGAGAACGCCTCCTACATAGAACCCCAGAACACCGACCGCCACCACTCAGTGATCAAGTCCATGCGGATCTTCCGGCAGCAGCGAATGAGCCTCGACTACGACGCCAAAGTCCAACTGGCCTTCTACAGCTTCCAGAAGGTCTTTGCGCTGCCGGCCGAGGCAGACCCCGCCCGCCCGGAATCGACCGACCTCTCCTGGACCGCCGATGAAATCCGCAGCCCCGGCTACCACGCCGACCACATGTGGCAGAGCGTCATGAACCCCTACACCCAGCCGGCCAGGGACAATGTGATCACAGAGTTCTCCCCGTCACCGATGGACCTGTGGAAGAAGACGTACGCGCCGGTGGCCGTCTTCGACAAGGGCTGGGTGGACTACGCCATGAAGCGGGACAACCTGACCTACACATACAACAGTTCGCGTCTGCTTCACCTCTTCAACAGCGACCTCGATGACCAATCCGAAGAGATCACCGTCACATGGACCCTGATCGCCGCCGACGGCAGCGTCACACGAACCGGTTCCACGCAGCAGAACGTTCCGATCGGCGGTTCCCGCAGCACACGGATCGACATCGGCAGCGCGCCCGGCGACGCCTGTCAGCTCCGGCTCACAGCCTCGAAGTCCGGAACGGTGCGATTCAGGGAGACCCTGCAGTTCGGCGAGCCCGGGACCCCCATAGATTAG
- a CDS encoding 4'-phosphopantetheinyl transferase superfamily protein has protein sequence MTNGPEPGASRLPAGQGRARAALARTSEVLDRRGLTEDLLAPWERQRLDRIRIPARRDDVMAARLLVRHLTAQYVGCPRREVEIRQRCPDCGESGHGRPYLPTHPGTGISLSHADGLVAAVVGPGPVGVDVEQAHRRPPPPARFARRFPGQDTALRAVAATTDPDAALLRLWVQAEAGFKAGGGDLRVETWSERGAVAAVATAKTVPVRHVGWGGGRRH, from the coding sequence GTGACCAACGGGCCGGAGCCAGGAGCGTCCCGCCTCCCGGCGGGGCAGGGCCGAGCGCGGGCGGCCCTGGCCCGCACCAGCGAGGTCCTGGACCGCCGGGGCCTGACCGAGGACCTTCTGGCTCCATGGGAGCGACAGCGCCTGGACCGCATCCGCATCCCGGCCCGCCGCGACGACGTGATGGCGGCACGCCTGCTGGTGCGCCACCTGACGGCGCAGTACGTCGGCTGCCCGCGCCGGGAGGTCGAGATCCGGCAGCGGTGCCCCGACTGCGGAGAGTCCGGCCACGGACGCCCCTACCTTCCCACCCACCCGGGGACCGGGATCAGTCTCAGCCACGCCGACGGTCTGGTGGCGGCCGTCGTGGGTCCGGGCCCGGTGGGTGTCGACGTCGAGCAGGCACACCGCAGGCCCCCGCCGCCGGCACGCTTCGCGCGACGGTTCCCCGGTCAGGACACCGCCCTGAGGGCGGTAGCAGCCACCACCGACCCGGATGCGGCACTCCTGCGCCTCTGGGTACAGGCGGAAGCCGGATTCAAGGCCGGCGGCGGCGACCTGCGCGTGGAGACGTGGAGCGAGCGCGGGGCGGTGGCAGCCGTGGCAACGGCAAAAACGGTTCCTGTGCGGCACGTGGGCTGGGGCGGCGGACGTCGTCACTGA
- a CDS encoding acyl carrier protein, which produces MDLITEWIHEKNPGLEGTVGPDEDLIEARLIDSMDFLEFIDLLESITGESIDLQIATIDDFRTLNRIQERFLRTADAASA; this is translated from the coding sequence ATGGACCTCATCACCGAGTGGATCCACGAGAAGAACCCCGGCCTGGAGGGAACCGTGGGTCCCGACGAGGACCTCATAGAAGCCCGGCTCATCGACTCCATGGACTTCCTCGAGTTCATCGACCTGCTGGAGTCGATCACGGGCGAAAGCATCGACCTCCAGATCGCCACCATCGACGACTTCCGCACCCTCAACCGCATCCAGGAGCGGTTCCTCCGCACGGCGGACGCGGCCTCGGCGTGA